The genomic stretch GGCCCGCGCGGTGCAGCTGCTGGGCGCGGAAGCGCAGCAGCGAGGCTTCCTGCTCGGCGCGCTTGGCGTCCGTGACGTCCTGGAAGATCCAGCCCACGCCGAGCGGTACGGGCTCCTCCGCCAGCGGTGAGGCCAGCCGGACGAAGCCGCTGCGCCAGCACCGGCGGACCTGTTCGGCCTCGTCGGACCGGAGCGTCACCCACAGTTCGGCGGCGGCCGGCGGCGTGCCCTCCGCCAGGACGTGCGTCAGGGCGCTCTCCAGCTCCTCCACGCCCTGGCTCAGCAGATCGCCCAGCGGGCGCCCCAGGACGGCCGTGCGGCCCATTCCCAGGGCGCGCGCGGCGTGCGCGTTGACGACGGCGGGCCGCAGGTCGGCGTCGACCAGCACCACGCCCCAGGAGGCGTCCACGAACAGCGCCTCGCTCAGCGCGATGGAACGCTCCAGGTCGATCTGCGCGTGCACCTCGCTGAACGCGCAGTACACGCCCGCCGGGCGGCCGTCCGGCCCGAGCACCGCGGAGGACTGCGTACGCACCAGGACGCGCCGCCCGTCCTTCGTCAGCAGCGCGAACTCGTGGACCTGGCGTCCGGGCGAACGGGTCGCCGCCAGCAGGTCGGCCTCGACCTCGTCGGCGTCCTCCTTGCGGACCGCCCAGCCGGCCAGCCCCTGCCTGCCGACCGCCTCGGCCGCCGTCCAGCCGAGGAGCCGCTCGGCCTCGCGGTTCCAGTGGGTGACCGTGCCGTCGGCGCCGAAGGCGCACAGCGCGGCGTCCATGCCGTCCAGCAGGGCGGCGAGCAGGCCGGAGTCCTCGCTGTCCGGCTGCGGGTCGGGACCGTCGGCGGGCCGGCCGCCCGCGCACGTGTCCCGCGGCGGGTCGCCCCGGTCCGCGGCCCGGCCCGGCCCCCCGGGCGGTACGGGCTCGAAGCGGTGCGACGAGGACGACGAGGACGACGAAGACGAAGCAGCCACTGGCACCCCCTACGAACGCGGCCGCACGTGCTGCATGTCGGATCATTCAACTGGAACGTGACGCGGGCCACACCCCATTCGCCGAAATCGCCGCCACGGGAAATTCGGTTGTGCGGTCCCGGGACCGGTTCCTAGGGTGTGGGGCACACGAGAAGGGAGGTGGTTCGGCAGATGATTTCTCACCGGACGCGTGAGGTGACTGCGGGCTAGCGGCCCGTCGTCGCACTCAGTGTGCAGCGCCGGACCAGCGCGGGAGACAGCCGCGCAGCCGGCCCAATCCCAAGCAGTCACCCGACCCGCGGGCTGCCGGTTCGTCCGACCGGCCCTTCGCGCCTCAGGCGCGGGGAAGCAGCCCGCGGGTCGTCTGCGTTCCCGGGCGCGGACGCCTGCGCGGGCACCGGCGCGCAGCGGTGCCCGCCCGGCCCTCAGGGCGCCAGCCGTACGACGGACCAGCCGTCCCCGTCCCCCTGCCGCTCGTACCGCAGCCGGTCGTGCAGGCGGTTCTCCCGGCCCTGCCAGAACTCGACGGTCTCGGCGACGACCCGGATGCCGCCCCAGTGCGGGGGCGCCGGCACCTGCTCGCCCTCCGGGTAGCGGGCGGCCAGCTGGGCCCAGTCGCGCTCCAGTTCGGCGCGGGAGGCGACCGGCGCGGACTGGTCGCTGGCCCAGGCGCCCAGCTGCGAACCGTGCGGGCGGGTACGGAAGTACGCGGCGGTCTCATCGCGTCCGATGCGGGCGGCCGGTCCCGTGATGATCACCTGGCGGGCGAGCGGGTGCCACGGGAAGAGCAGCGAGGCGTACGGGTTCTCCGCCAGGTCGCGGCCCTTGCGGCTGGTGTAGTTGGTGAAGA from Streptomyces albofaciens JCM 4342 encodes the following:
- a CDS encoding PAS domain-containing protein yields the protein MDAALCAFGADGTVTHWNREAERLLGWTAAEAVGRQGLAGWAVRKEDADEVEADLLAATRSPGRQVHEFALLTKDGRRVLVRTQSSAVLGPDGRPAGVYCAFSEVHAQIDLERSIALSEALFVDASWGVVLVDADLRPAVVNAHAARALGMGRTAVLGRPLGDLLSQGVEELESALTHVLAEGTPPAAAELWVTLRSDEAEQVRRCWRSGFVRLASPLAEEPVPLGVGWIFQDVTDAKRAEQEASLLRFRAQQLHRAGRAAGECEDPREAAAVHLDFALAGFADHGLIDVVGGDRGTGDEGGGDAGAPADGPPVLVRAIASPAGAPGPSEAVPPTGIPVAYGPGHPAAQALERCGSVRAGAGPAVAEGWAAARKWPDGTVHGLCVVLRSRGRTLGVATFLRGPSRRPFDRADASYAEDVASRIAAALDLAGGPGGQER
- the pdxH gene encoding pyridoxamine 5'-phosphate oxidase; this translates as MLQDVAVHSADTPLPDPFDPSAMRAQYRAEGLDETDLAPSPYDQFARWFKEAAASGLHEPNAMVVSTADAAGRPSSRTVLLKRFDEHGFVFFTNYTSRKGRDLAENPYASLLFPWHPLARQVIITGPAARIGRDETAAYFRTRPHGSQLGAWASDQSAPVASRAELERDWAQLAARYPEGEQVPAPPHWGGIRVVAETVEFWQGRENRLHDRLRYERQGDGDGWSVVRLAP